The following proteins are co-located in the Sporolactobacillus pectinivorans genome:
- a CDS encoding sugar transferase — MAVPKAALPAGAEPYLHLKRLADVFLAATGLVFAIPIILVFSILIVIETPGPIFYAQERLGKNGKKFLLIKLRSMRKDAEKAGAKWAAAHDPRVTGIGRIIRKTRIDELPQLFSVLKGDMSLVGPRPERPMFTEKFEREIPGFKSRLMVKPGLTGLAQVSGGYDLSPRQKLMYDLEYIRNLSPKLELEILLKTVRVVLTGEGAR; from the coding sequence ATGGCAGTGCCAAAAGCGGCACTGCCGGCGGGGGCCGAGCCTTATCTGCACCTAAAAAGATTAGCCGACGTTTTTTTGGCGGCTACAGGATTAGTGTTTGCTATACCGATTATTCTGGTATTTTCCATTTTAATCGTGATTGAAACACCAGGCCCGATTTTTTATGCTCAAGAGAGACTGGGGAAAAATGGAAAGAAATTTCTGCTGATTAAGCTCAGATCGATGCGCAAGGATGCCGAGAAAGCCGGAGCAAAGTGGGCAGCGGCACATGACCCGCGTGTTACAGGGATCGGGCGGATCATCCGAAAGACACGGATTGATGAGCTGCCGCAGCTGTTTTCCGTTCTTAAAGGTGATATGTCATTGGTTGGCCCTCGTCCTGAACGCCCGATGTTTACGGAAAAATTTGAACGGGAGATTCCGGGATTCAAGAGTCGGCTGATGGTGAAACCCGGGCTGACCGGGCTGGCGCAGGTCAGCGGTGGCTATGATCTCTCCCCGCGACAAAAACTAATGTATGATCTGGAATATATCCGCAATTTATCGCCAAAACTGGAACTTGAAATTCTGCTGAAAACAGTGAGAGTAGTTCTGACCGGAGAGGGCGCACGTTAA
- a CDS encoding NAD-dependent epimerase/dehydratase family protein, with product MDKVIVTGGAGFIGSHVVEELIRQGYEVLVIDNFSTGHHENLAGLPVKVYICDVADSAVINLVQSLKPDFIVHLAAQVSVAQSVKDPLFDARTNVVGSLNMINAAKYVGAKKVVFASSAAVYGNPRSLPVLATHPADPESPYGLTKLTVENYLRLYHKLYHLPFSILRFSNVYGPRQDAAGEGGVISIFSDRIRKGTPPMIYGDGKQTRDFIFVKDVASAVVRSLSVEKNICANVSSGSSVSINRLFELMKIVAHSDIEVFYGPERQGDIRDSTLSNEMTKMLLDWAPVYNLTSGLQETLSIAGARNAVFHSNI from the coding sequence ATGGATAAAGTGATTGTTACAGGTGGAGCAGGATTTATCGGATCACATGTTGTTGAAGAATTGATCCGGCAGGGCTACGAAGTCTTGGTGATCGACAACTTCTCTACAGGGCATCATGAAAATCTAGCAGGGCTCCCGGTCAAAGTGTATATCTGTGATGTAGCCGATTCCGCAGTAATTAATCTTGTTCAATCTCTCAAACCTGATTTTATCGTACATCTTGCAGCACAGGTCAGTGTCGCCCAGTCGGTAAAGGATCCGCTATTTGATGCCAGAACGAATGTGGTTGGCTCACTCAACATGATTAATGCCGCAAAATATGTTGGGGCGAAGAAAGTAGTTTTTGCATCGTCCGCTGCCGTATATGGCAATCCCAGGTCACTCCCGGTGCTGGCTACCCACCCGGCGGATCCTGAATCGCCATATGGACTGACAAAGCTGACGGTAGAGAATTATTTGCGCTTGTATCACAAACTGTATCATCTTCCATTCAGTATTCTGCGTTTCAGTAATGTTTACGGGCCAAGGCAGGATGCCGCGGGAGAGGGCGGAGTTATTTCTATTTTTTCCGATCGGATCCGCAAAGGGACACCGCCGATGATTTATGGTGATGGAAAACAAACGAGGGATTTTATCTTCGTAAAAGATGTGGCATCCGCTGTTGTCCGTTCCTTAAGCGTTGAAAAGAATATCTGCGCCAATGTTTCTTCCGGTTCTTCGGTGTCAATTAATCGGTTGTTTGAATTGATGAAAATAGTTGCTCATTCCGATATAGAAGTATTTTATGGGCCTGAACGCCAAGGGGATATACGCGACAGCACGCTGTCCAATGAAATGACGAAAATGCTGCTGGATTGGGCACCAGTTTATAATCTTACGAGCGGTTTACAGGAAACGCTAAGCATTGCCGGTGCAAGGAATGCTGTATTTCATTCAAACATTTAA
- the tuaE gene encoding teichuronic acid biosynthesis protein TuaE, with protein sequence MINLKNLPTGEITGIFAVLLAGLVGICLSGSAPIQLFFLFCWIWALIAACLLIKVLHLGGQVLAGAMYLFIATTFLNQSPLSLSVGVFSLFIYRLMLIVSLVILLVQATGRKGLYDIWKQINVKGVLLFLIFWMVYGGVSLLWVQSVTDGIKYLFLLGIGILFIFLAVFSFTKVRQLTVFYGIWLVMTAILIVIGLVNHFAKIQLPTSTLYGGPAYKLGFPTAVFTNQNDFATLLSISFFFYLSCAKNVWGSGYKVVAWMMAALCLYLIFLTQSRAGLLGIAAGLAFFVFLIFPDRAKKFSLVAAALAVLGGAILFSGSIAAKLSGFFSEETGFSVNDVTSSNVVRTHLLQSAVHYIANSYGFGVGAGNLSYYLEFKPVFNTDRIYEVHNWLMEITGNFGLLIGAGYLAMYAALFFSLYRLHRKLIEKERRMLVEAALSGQLAFLISSISPSSVSNLYFHWVFLGFVITLVSVLQEEWRMNETNIGGAKR encoded by the coding sequence ATGATAAATCTTAAAAATCTGCCGACCGGGGAAATTACGGGAATATTCGCAGTTCTGCTTGCGGGACTGGTTGGTATTTGCCTGTCAGGTTCTGCACCGATACAGCTTTTTTTCTTATTTTGCTGGATATGGGCACTGATTGCTGCATGTCTGTTAATAAAAGTGTTGCATCTGGGTGGGCAGGTGTTGGCCGGTGCGATGTACTTATTTATTGCCACCACATTCTTAAATCAGTCTCCGCTGAGCTTGTCAGTCGGTGTTTTCTCTCTATTTATTTACAGGCTGATGCTGATCGTTTCTCTGGTCATTCTTCTTGTTCAGGCGACTGGCAGAAAGGGGCTCTATGATATCTGGAAACAGATCAATGTCAAAGGCGTGCTGCTCTTCCTGATTTTTTGGATGGTCTACGGCGGTGTTTCGCTTTTGTGGGTGCAGTCGGTCACAGATGGCATTAAGTATCTCTTTCTGCTTGGAATCGGTATCCTGTTTATCTTCCTTGCTGTCTTCTCATTTACAAAGGTCAGGCAACTGACCGTGTTCTATGGCATTTGGCTTGTGATGACTGCAATACTTATTGTAATAGGTCTGGTCAATCATTTTGCAAAGATACAACTGCCTACTTCGACTTTATATGGCGGACCGGCGTACAAACTTGGTTTTCCAACTGCAGTTTTTACAAATCAGAATGACTTTGCCACACTTTTGAGTATTTCATTCTTTTTTTATCTTTCCTGTGCAAAAAATGTATGGGGCTCAGGATATAAAGTAGTGGCTTGGATGATGGCGGCACTTTGTCTGTATCTGATTTTTTTAACACAGTCACGGGCTGGTTTACTTGGTATAGCGGCAGGACTGGCATTTTTTGTCTTTTTAATTTTTCCGGACCGGGCAAAAAAGTTCAGTCTCGTTGCCGCAGCTTTGGCCGTGCTTGGCGGAGCGATCCTGTTTTCAGGATCAATAGCTGCAAAGCTGAGCGGTTTTTTTTCAGAGGAAACCGGTTTTTCAGTTAACGATGTAACATCTTCCAATGTTGTCCGGACGCATCTGCTGCAAAGTGCAGTGCATTATATTGCCAATAGCTACGGTTTTGGTGTTGGAGCAGGAAATCTTTCTTATTATCTGGAATTCAAACCGGTTTTCAACACCGACCGCATTTACGAAGTGCATAATTGGCTGATGGAAATTACAGGGAATTTTGGCCTGCTGATTGGTGCAGGCTATCTGGCGATGTATGCCGCTTTGTTTTTCAGTCTGTATCGCCTGCATCGCAAATTAATAGAAAAAGAGCGGCGGATGCTCGTAGAAGCAGCTTTATCCGGGCAACTTGCCTTTTTGATTTCAAGCATCAGCCCAAGCTCGGTCAGCAATCTGTATTTTCACTGGGTTTTCCTTGGATTTGTGATTACACTGGTTTCCGTGCTGCAAGAAGAATGGCGCATGAATGAAACAAACATCGGAGGAGCAAAAAGATGA
- a CDS encoding hydrolase, which yields MNVIRRIWARLKKYIWIVLAVPVILGGIGWFIPAAHDSSSYQASATLSLGMYWNNDYNTPEPVIQLLTNGPFYQNNLPELWNNQKQSLLSHLNVTSLKGNLIQLTYSGASKVNAAATVNRIAQAFLKSDQERYQTRRALTDQTIQAVNQSKTNGNTDIDRERFLYQLGSDKLKMKPATLLEQATAGTGQGSNTFSPKKRAVLGIMLGLTLVFLWAVFPEFVREKEEGM from the coding sequence ATGAACGTCATACGGCGAATATGGGCACGGCTGAAAAAGTACATTTGGATCGTTCTTGCGGTTCCCGTTATTTTAGGAGGGATCGGCTGGTTTATCCCTGCAGCGCACGATTCGTCAAGTTATCAGGCAAGTGCGACCCTTTCATTAGGAATGTACTGGAATAATGACTATAATACACCGGAGCCCGTTATTCAGCTTCTCACCAACGGACCTTTTTATCAGAACAATTTACCGGAATTATGGAATAACCAGAAGCAGAGTCTGCTTTCACACTTGAATGTCACTTCGTTAAAAGGAAACCTGATTCAGCTGACCTATTCAGGAGCTTCAAAGGTCAATGCAGCCGCGACCGTCAATCGCATTGCTCAGGCTTTCCTGAAAAGTGATCAGGAACGGTATCAAACAAGACGGGCGCTGACAGATCAAACCATTCAGGCGGTCAATCAGTCGAAAACGAACGGAAACACGGATATAGACCGGGAACGTTTTCTTTATCAGCTTGGATCGGATAAATTAAAGATGAAACCGGCGACACTTCTGGAGCAGGCAACTGCCGGAACCGGTCAAGGAAGCAATACTTTTTCACCGAAAAAGCGCGCAGTACTTGGTATCATGCTCGGCCTGACACTTGTTTTCCTCTGGGCAGTTTTTCCGGAGTTTGTCAGAGAAAAAGAGGAGGGTATGTAA
- the tuaG gene encoding teichuronic acid biosynthesis protein TuaG → MPHIDPEVSVITPSYNVEKTIEATIRSVLGQTFRDWEMIIADDCSTDRTRMKLAAAEFADERIHTVFLGKNSGAAAARNMALDLARGRYIAFLDSDDCWKPEKLEKQLDFMKKNGYAFSFTGYEYINSDGVPLHKVVKAPARVVYQDMLKNTIVGCLTVMIDRKQAGRFSMPNLRSRQDLATWLGLLKKGIVAYGLNETLSEYRISGKTSLSGNKWKAARKTWFVYRQVEKLPMLLSFWYFCHYAAHALIKRF, encoded by the coding sequence ATGCCGCACATTGATCCGGAAGTTTCGGTGATTACGCCTTCTTATAATGTGGAAAAAACAATTGAGGCAACGATCCGTTCAGTGCTGGGACAGACTTTCCGGGATTGGGAGATGATTATTGCCGATGACTGTTCAACCGACCGGACCCGGATGAAACTGGCGGCCGCCGAATTTGCCGATGAACGGATCCATACGGTATTTTTGGGCAAAAACAGTGGCGCTGCCGCAGCACGCAACATGGCACTGGATCTTGCAAGAGGTCGTTACATTGCTTTTCTTGACAGCGATGACTGCTGGAAACCTGAGAAGCTTGAAAAGCAGCTGGATTTTATGAAGAAAAATGGCTATGCGTTCTCTTTTACGGGTTACGAATATATTAATTCCGACGGTGTGCCGCTCCACAAAGTAGTTAAAGCGCCTGCCCGAGTCGTTTATCAGGATATGCTGAAAAATACGATTGTCGGCTGTCTGACGGTAATGATCGACAGGAAACAGGCAGGACGTTTCTCAATGCCCAATTTACGTTCCCGCCAGGATCTGGCTACATGGCTGGGTTTGCTGAAAAAAGGTATTGTCGCTTATGGCCTGAATGAAACGCTGTCCGAGTATCGGATCAGCGGAAAAACATCACTTTCAGGAAACAAATGGAAGGCTGCACGCAAAACCTGGTTTGTTTATCGTCAGGTTGAAAAGTTGCCTATGCTGCTGTCCTTTTGGTATTTCTGCCACTATGCGGCACACGCATTGATTAAACGGTTCTGA
- the tuaH gene encoding teichuronic acid biosynthesis protein TuaH: protein MWEQDGLRYRRHRLAEFLQRQPETQEVIWICPTPDRQFSGFTMLKNGIREFAVQDLLPNRIFRFGRFVDLFYQPKLKLLLSKLFQLNGHFKFYLWYTCPEFPLLSDLFPWDKVVYDCSDLWSAPISGELSPVYLIRQWLISGAEQRIIGRSDLIFCTSDYLHEQMLKKVQIDKCSRIFTAENGVEYDLFSRELPAVKTLPENFAGTVLGYIGGIKPKLDFELIRQAAVKKRDWLFLFVGPDGTGDDPAFRRLLDEKNVLWLGSVPPADVPEYMKLVDVGIMPYKPSPYNQAVFPLKLFEFLAAGKPAVGVHLPSTQKYSEEGVYASLNTDDPDSFVRACEQMESLKNHEDLVAKRRGSAQAKDWNEIFRKMLEQVLDYLDSEAMGSAGSVRQAGLRNF, encoded by the coding sequence ATGTGGGAACAGGACGGCCTCAGATATCGCCGCCACCGGCTGGCTGAATTTCTGCAGCGTCAGCCGGAAACACAGGAAGTCATTTGGATCTGTCCGACACCTGACCGTCAGTTTTCCGGTTTTACGATGTTGAAAAACGGCATCCGTGAGTTTGCGGTTCAGGATCTTTTGCCAAACCGGATTTTCCGCTTCGGCCGATTTGTCGATTTGTTTTACCAGCCCAAGTTGAAATTGTTGCTCTCAAAGCTTTTTCAGCTGAACGGACATTTTAAATTTTATCTGTGGTATACTTGCCCCGAATTTCCGCTGCTCTCTGATCTTTTTCCTTGGGATAAAGTGGTCTATGACTGCAGTGATCTGTGGTCTGCGCCAATCAGTGGGGAGCTGTCGCCGGTCTATTTGATTCGTCAATGGCTGATCTCTGGAGCAGAACAGCGAATTATTGGCCGGTCCGACTTGATTTTCTGTACTTCGGATTATCTGCACGAACAGATGCTGAAAAAAGTGCAGATCGACAAATGTTCCCGGATTTTCACAGCAGAAAATGGTGTTGAATATGACCTGTTTTCCAGAGAGCTTCCAGCTGTGAAAACCTTGCCGGAAAATTTCGCTGGAACAGTACTGGGTTATATCGGCGGCATTAAGCCTAAGCTTGATTTCGAACTGATCAGACAGGCTGCGGTGAAAAAGCGCGATTGGCTGTTCCTGTTCGTAGGTCCTGACGGAACAGGCGATGATCCCGCGTTTCGCCGGTTGCTTGATGAAAAAAATGTGCTCTGGCTTGGGAGTGTGCCGCCAGCAGATGTTCCGGAATATATGAAACTGGTGGATGTCGGTATCATGCCGTATAAACCGTCTCCATATAATCAGGCTGTTTTCCCGCTCAAACTTTTTGAGTTTCTCGCAGCAGGGAAACCGGCAGTCGGCGTTCATCTGCCATCGACACAAAAATATAGCGAAGAAGGTGTATACGCTTCACTTAATACAGATGATCCTGATTCTTTTGTGCGGGCCTGCGAGCAGATGGAATCGTTGAAAAATCATGAGGATTTAGTGGCGAAGCGCAGAGGAAGCGCCCAGGCAAAAGACTGGAATGAAATCTTCAGGAAAATGCTGGAACAGGTTTTGGATTATTTGGACAGTGAAGCGATGGGTAGTGCAGGCAGTGTGCGCCAGGCAGGCTTGCGCAATTTTTAA
- the speD gene encoding adenosylmethionine decarboxylase produces the protein MEDKLKLYGFNNLTKALSFNIYDVCYAKSEREQRDYISYIDEQYNSERLTHILCRVTEMIGAHVLNISKQDYDPQGASVTILIAEQEFPKDQIDRSCNLGQLDQFTGRDTVLGHLDKSHVTVHTYPEFHPGNAIATFRVDIDVATCGEITPLNTLNYLIGRFDSDIITADYRVRGFTRDVNGKKLFMDHSMTSIQDYIDETTLDKYDAVDINVYQANLFHTKMLIKEPELQNYLFNRDVLEIPPKERLKISSSLRREMIEIFSGANIFD, from the coding sequence TTGGAGGATAAGCTGAAACTGTACGGCTTTAACAACCTCACAAAGGCACTAAGCTTCAACATTTATGATGTTTGCTATGCAAAGAGTGAGCGTGAGCAGCGTGACTATATATCTTACATCGATGAGCAGTACAATTCAGAAAGGCTGACACATATCCTCTGCCGGGTAACGGAGATGATTGGTGCTCACGTCCTGAATATTAGCAAGCAGGACTATGATCCCCAGGGCGCAAGCGTCACGATACTGATCGCCGAACAGGAATTCCCGAAGGATCAGATCGACCGTTCCTGCAATCTCGGACAGCTTGATCAATTCACCGGCCGCGATACAGTGCTTGGTCATCTCGACAAAAGCCATGTTACGGTGCATACGTACCCCGAATTTCATCCGGGCAATGCAATTGCCACATTCCGGGTAGACATTGACGTGGCTACTTGCGGCGAAATTACGCCGCTTAATACACTGAACTATTTGATCGGCCGGTTTGACTCTGACATTATTACGGCGGATTATCGTGTGCGCGGTTTTACTAGAGATGTCAACGGGAAGAAACTGTTCATGGATCATTCCATGACCTCGATTCAGGACTATATTGACGAAACAACACTCGATAAATACGATGCAGTCGATATAAATGTTTATCAGGCGAACCTTTTTCACACAAAAATGTTGATTAAGGAGCCGGAACTGCAAAACTATCTGTTCAACCGGGACGTGCTGGAGATTCCACCGAAAGAACGGTTGAAAATCAGCAGCAGTCTGCGCCGGGAGATGATCGAAATTTTCAGTGGTGCCAATATTTTCGATTAA
- a CDS encoding aminotransferase class I/II-fold pyridoxal phosphate-dependent enzyme, which yields MNHLSQDKAPVLEALQRYKSMRVVPFDVPGHKRGKGNRELTEFLGAQCLTVDVNSMKPLDNLCHPVSVIKDAEALAAEAFGAEHAFFMVNGTTSAVQSMVMSVCKRGEKIIMPRNVHRSAINALILSGAVPVYVNPGVDKELGISLGMSLTDVERAIIENPEAKAVLINNPTYYGVCSNLKAITDLAHRYNMRVLVDEAHGTHFYFGKNLPMSAMAAGADMAAVSMHKSGGSLTQSSLLLVNNGLSEGYVRQIINLAQTTSGSYLLISSLDISRRNLVLRGEQVFQKVSEMAEYARTEINRIGGYYAFSSERVNGDTIFDFDVTKLSVHTLDIGLAGIEVYDLLRDEYDIQIEFGDIGNILAYISIGDRILDLERLVSSLSEIKRRYSKDKAGMLSQEYIRPQVELAPQDAFYADSESLPLNESAGRICSEFVMCYPPGIPILAPGEKITSEILEYIKYAKEKGCFLTGTQDSQVNHIQVIKEG from the coding sequence ATGAACCATCTTTCACAAGATAAAGCGCCTGTTCTTGAGGCGCTGCAACGCTATAAATCGATGCGGGTTGTACCGTTTGATGTTCCCGGGCATAAACGGGGGAAGGGCAACCGCGAACTGACCGAATTTCTGGGGGCTCAGTGCCTTACTGTGGATGTCAATTCGATGAAACCGCTGGATAATCTATGCCACCCGGTATCGGTGATCAAGGACGCCGAAGCACTGGCGGCCGAAGCCTTTGGGGCGGAGCACGCTTTTTTTATGGTTAACGGGACTACATCAGCCGTCCAGAGCATGGTGATGAGTGTCTGCAAGCGCGGGGAGAAAATTATTATGCCGCGCAATGTGCACCGCAGCGCCATCAATGCACTGATTCTAAGCGGTGCGGTCCCCGTCTATGTCAATCCGGGTGTGGACAAGGAACTGGGCATTTCACTGGGCATGTCGCTGACGGATGTGGAGCGCGCAATCATTGAAAATCCCGAGGCGAAGGCAGTCCTGATCAATAACCCGACTTATTATGGCGTGTGCTCTAATTTGAAGGCCATTACGGATCTTGCTCACCGTTACAATATGCGCGTGCTTGTTGACGAGGCACATGGCACACATTTCTACTTTGGTAAAAACCTTCCAATGTCTGCCATGGCCGCCGGCGCCGATATGGCGGCAGTCAGCATGCATAAATCCGGAGGGTCGCTGACTCAGAGTTCGCTTTTGCTGGTCAATAACGGACTCAGTGAAGGTTATGTCCGTCAGATTATCAACCTGGCTCAGACAACCAGTGGTTCGTATCTGCTGATCTCTTCATTGGATATCTCGCGGCGCAATCTGGTGCTGCGCGGAGAGCAAGTTTTTCAGAAAGTCAGTGAAATGGCGGAATATGCACGGACGGAAATCAACAGAATCGGCGGATACTATGCTTTTTCATCCGAGCGGGTGAATGGTGATACGATATTCGATTTTGACGTGACCAAGTTGTCGGTGCACACACTGGACATTGGTCTGGCGGGGATTGAAGTCTATGATTTGCTCCGTGACGAATACGATATCCAGATTGAATTCGGTGATATCGGAAATATTCTTGCCTATATCTCAATCGGAGACCGGATTTTGGACCTGGAGCGGCTCGTCTCCTCCCTGTCTGAGATCAAAAGGCGTTATTCAAAAGACAAAGCAGGGATGCTGAGTCAGGAATACATCCGCCCGCAGGTCGAGCTTGCGCCTCAAGATGCTTTCTATGCCGATAGCGAGTCACTGCCGCTCAATGAAAGCGCTGGCCGTATTTGCAGCGAGTTTGTCATGTGTTATCCGCCCGGAATCCCGATTCTTGCCCCCGGTGAGAAAATTACGTCCGAAATTCTTGAATACATAAAATATGCTAAGGAAAAAGGCTGTTTCTTGACTGGTACACAGGACAGCCAAGTGAACCATATACAGGTGATTAAGGAGGGATAA